The following are encoded together in the Cervus elaphus chromosome 30, mCerEla1.1, whole genome shotgun sequence genome:
- the EXOSC8 gene encoding exosome complex component RRP43, translated as MAAGFKTVEPLEYYRRFLKENCRPDGRELGEFRTTTVNVGSIGTADGSSLVKLGNTTVICGIKAEFAAPPTDAPDKGYVVPNVDLSPLCSWRFRSGPPGEEAQVASQFIADVIENSQIIQKEDLCISPGKLAWVLYCDLICLNHDGNILDACTFALLAALKNVQLPEVTINEETALAEVNLKKKSYLNIRTHPVATSFAVFDDTLLIVDPTEEEEHLATGTLTVVMDEEGRLCSLHKPGGSGLTGSKLQDCMSRAVTRHKEVKKLMDEVLKSMKPK; from the exons ATGGCGGCTGGGTTCAA AACTGTGGAACCTCTGGAGTATTACAGGAGATTTCTG aaagagaATTGCCGTCCTGATGGAAGAGAACTTGGTGAATTCAGAACCACAACTGTCAACGTAG gTTCGATTGGTACCGCAGATGGTTCTTCTTTAGTGAAGCTGGGAAATACTACAGTAATTTGTGGAATTAAAGCG GAATTTGCAGCACCACCAACAGATGCCCCTGATAAAGGATATGTTG TTCCTAATGTGGATCTGTCACCTCTGTGTTCCTGGAGATTTCGGTCTGGCCCTCCTGGAGAAGAGGCCCAAGTGGCCAGCCAGTTCATTGCAGATGTCATTGAAAA TTCACAGATAATTCAGAAAGAAGACTTATGCATCTCTCCAGGAAAG CTTGCTTGGGTTTTGTACTGTGATCTCATTTGCCTCAACCATGATGGAAACATTTTGGATGCTTGTACCTTTGCTTTGTTAGCAGCTTTAAAAAATG TACAGTTGCCTGAAGTtactataaatgaagaaactgcttTAGCAGAAgttaatttaaagaagaaaagttatTTGAATATTAGAACTCATCCAGTTGCAACTTCCTTTGCTGTGTTTGATGA cactcTGCTTATAGTTGATCCTACGGAAGAGGAGGAACATCTGGCAACTGGAACCTTAACAGTTGTAATGGACGAAGAAGGCAGGCTCTGTAGTCTTCACAAACCAG GTGGAAGTGGACTGACTGGATCTAAACTTCAAGACTGTATGAGCCGAGCGGTTACAAGacacaaagaagtaaaaaaactGATGGATGAAGTACTTAAGAGTATGAAACCCAAATGA